One Methylosinus sp. LW4 genomic region harbors:
- the greA gene encoding transcription elongation factor GreA — MDKVPMTAAGYATLDEELRQRQQIERPRIIQAIAEARAHGDLSENAEYHAAKEAQSLNEGRIAELEDKLSRAEVIDVSKLTGNTVKFGATVTVVDEDTEEEKAYQIVGEPEADVKNGRVSIASPIARALIGKKAGDTVEVKTPGGGKSYEILKVAFV, encoded by the coding sequence GTGGACAAGGTGCCTATGACCGCCGCCGGCTACGCGACTCTCGACGAGGAGCTGCGTCAGCGCCAGCAGATCGAACGTCCGCGCATCATTCAGGCGATCGCCGAAGCGCGCGCCCATGGCGATCTCTCGGAAAACGCTGAATATCACGCCGCGAAAGAGGCCCAATCGCTGAACGAGGGCCGCATCGCCGAGCTCGAGGACAAGCTCTCCCGCGCCGAGGTCATAGACGTATCCAAGCTCACCGGCAATACGGTGAAGTTCGGCGCGACGGTCACGGTCGTCGACGAGGACACCGAGGAAGAGAAGGCCTATCAGATCGTCGGCGAGCCCGAGGCCGATGTGAAGAACGGCCGCGTCTCCATCGCCTCCCCCATCGCCCGCGCGCTGATCGGCAAGAAGGCCGGCGACACGGTCGAAGTGAAGACGCCGGGCGGCGGCAAGAGCTATGAGATTTTGAAGGTCGCTTTCGTCTGA
- a CDS encoding mitochondrial fission ELM1 family protein — protein MRAPPAGQDFDERLGPSSDPVSRGHLLPQAGEGRARTAWVLSDGRAGHEVQSLGIAEALGLSPRLIRLAPRAFIAALAPFGPIDLREAKLLAPPYPDIAIACGRRTIPYLRHVKRASGGAVFTVYVNRPASGLGTADAIVAPRHDGLTGENVIAPLAPANRLTPQRLAEARAALDPRVATLPEPRVGLLIGGDSRHFRFSERDAERLLADVGAILDQGWSIAATVSRRTPAPLIEALRERLGGPHPTLADARATFSRAREKEARAFLWMGESENPYLSILAGAQALLVTADSVNMVAEAAATGAPIHVFEPEGGAAKIAAFLDALEQRGALRRWRGRLEHWRYEPLNETPAIAEEIARRFAAFHGAAPVLLHGSRAS, from the coding sequence ATGAGGGCGCCTCCCGCAGGCCAAGATTTTGACGAGCGGCTCGGACCCTCATCCGACCCCGTTTCACGGGGCCACCTTCTCCCGCAAGCGGGAGAAGGGAGAGCGCGAACCGCCTGGGTCCTCTCCGACGGCCGCGCCGGCCACGAGGTCCAGAGCCTCGGCATAGCCGAAGCCCTCGGCCTCTCTCCCCGCCTCATTCGCCTCGCTCCCCGCGCGTTCATCGCCGCGCTCGCGCCTTTCGGCCCGATCGACCTGCGCGAGGCGAAGCTCCTCGCCCCGCCCTATCCCGATATCGCCATCGCCTGCGGACGGCGCACCATTCCCTATCTGCGCCATGTGAAGCGCGCCTCGGGCGGCGCGGTCTTCACCGTCTATGTGAACCGCCCGGCCAGCGGGCTCGGAACAGCGGATGCCATCGTCGCGCCGCGCCATGATGGGCTCACAGGCGAAAATGTCATCGCCCCGCTTGCGCCGGCGAATCGGCTGACGCCGCAGCGCCTCGCCGAAGCCCGCGCCGCTCTCGATCCCCGCGTCGCGACGCTGCCGGAGCCGAGAGTGGGGCTGCTCATCGGCGGGGATAGCCGCCATTTTCGGTTTTCGGAGCGAGATGCGGAACGGCTTCTCGCCGACGTCGGCGCCATACTGGACCAGGGGTGGAGCATCGCCGCGACGGTCTCGCGGCGAACGCCGGCGCCGCTGATCGAGGCGTTACGGGAGCGGCTCGGGGGCCCTCATCCGACCCTCGCTGACGCGAGGGCCACCTTCTCCCGCGCGCGGGAGAAGGAAGCGCGCGCCTTTCTTTGGATGGGGGAAAGCGAGAATCCCTATCTCTCCATTCTCGCCGGCGCGCAGGCGCTGCTGGTGACCGCCGATAGCGTCAATATGGTCGCCGAGGCGGCCGCGACCGGCGCGCCGATCCACGTCTTCGAGCCGGAAGGCGGCGCCGCCAAGATCGCCGCCTTTCTCGATGCGCTGGAACAGCGCGGCGCTCTGCGCCGCTGGCGCGGACGGCTCGAGCATTGGCGCTACGAGCCGCTGAACGAGACGCCGGCCATCGCCGAAGAGATCGCCCGCCGCTTCGCGGCCTTCCATGGGGCGGCCCCCGTATTGCTTCATGGCTCGCGCGCTTCGTAA
- the trxB gene encoding thioredoxin-disulfide reductase → MSADDKGRLHARVIVLGSGPAGYTAAIYTARAMLEPVVIAGFDQGGQLMITTDVENYPGFAEPIQGPWLMDQMRAQAEHVGAKLVSDHIVEARLDKRPFELLGDSGTLYTADALIIATGAKAKWLGLPSEEAFKGYGVSACATCDGFFFRGKKVLVVGGGNTAVEEALYLSQIAAEVTVVHRRDSFRAERVLQERLAARPNVKILFDHAIDEILGGSAPPSVTQTRVKNVKTGTTQTLDVDGVFIAIGHQPASELFVGQLELKPSGYIAVQPGTTNTNIPGVFAAGDVADETYRQAVTAAGLGCMAALDVERYLLETPTHASDALASEEPL, encoded by the coding sequence ATGTCCGCAGACGATAAAGGCCGCCTGCACGCCCGCGTCATCGTGCTGGGGTCCGGCCCCGCCGGCTATACGGCGGCGATCTACACGGCGCGCGCCATGCTCGAGCCCGTGGTCATCGCCGGCTTCGATCAGGGCGGCCAGCTCATGATCACCACAGATGTGGAGAACTACCCCGGCTTCGCCGAGCCGATCCAAGGCCCCTGGCTGATGGATCAGATGCGCGCGCAGGCGGAGCATGTCGGCGCGAAGCTCGTCTCCGACCATATCGTCGAGGCGCGGCTCGACAAGCGCCCCTTCGAGCTGCTCGGCGATTCGGGAACGCTCTACACGGCGGACGCGCTCATCATCGCGACCGGCGCCAAGGCCAAATGGCTCGGCCTTCCGAGCGAGGAGGCGTTCAAGGGCTATGGCGTCTCCGCCTGCGCCACTTGCGACGGCTTCTTCTTCCGCGGCAAGAAGGTGCTGGTCGTCGGCGGCGGCAATACGGCGGTCGAGGAGGCGCTCTATCTCTCGCAGATCGCCGCCGAGGTGACGGTGGTGCATCGCCGCGACTCTTTCCGCGCCGAGCGCGTGCTGCAGGAGCGGCTGGCCGCGCGGCCCAATGTCAAAATCCTCTTCGATCACGCCATCGACGAGATTTTGGGCGGCAGCGCCCCGCCTTCGGTGACGCAGACGCGCGTGAAGAACGTCAAGACCGGCACGACGCAGACTCTGGATGTGGATGGCGTCTTCATCGCCATCGGCCATCAGCCGGCCTCGGAGCTGTTCGTCGGCCAGCTGGAGCTGAAACCCTCCGGCTATATCGCCGTGCAGCCGGGCACGACCAACACCAATATTCCGGGCGTGTTCGCGGCCGGCGACGTGGCCGACGAGACCTATCGCCAAGCGGTGACGGCCGCCGGCCTCGGCTGCATGGCGGCGCTGGACGTTGAGCGCTATCTGCTGGAGACGCCGACGCATGCGAGCGACGCGCTCGCCTCCGAGGAGCCTTTGTAA
- a CDS encoding endonuclease domain-containing protein yields MREEDRLRRFRLGTARRLRENTTSAEQRLWRELDRVPLLRTHFRRQAPIGPYVVDFVCLRERLVIEVDGPSHAETEASQRDTARTLWLEREGYRVLRFWNQEVYENIDGVLDTIHAALYGSLDAPPNDER; encoded by the coding sequence ATGCGCGAGGAGGACAGGCTTCGACGATTTCGTCTCGGAACGGCGCGCCGCCTCCGTGAAAATACGACAAGCGCAGAGCAGAGACTCTGGCGCGAACTGGATCGCGTGCCGCTGCTGCGCACGCATTTTCGAAGACAGGCGCCGATCGGACCTTATGTCGTTGATTTCGTCTGCTTGCGCGAGAGGCTCGTGATCGAGGTCGATGGCCCTTCGCATGCCGAAACCGAGGCGTCGCAGAGAGACACAGCGCGGACGCTCTGGCTCGAACGAGAAGGCTATCGCGTTCTCCGTTTCTGGAACCAGGAAGTTTACGAGAATATCGACGGCGTTCTCGACACGATCCATGCGGCGCTGTACGGCTCTCTCGACGCGCCGCCGAATGACGAACGCTGA
- the glyS gene encoding glycine--tRNA ligase subunit beta, producing MPDLLLELFSEEIPARMQRQAADDLQRLVCGALAEKGLTYEGAAAHATPRRLALHIAGLPGRQPDTREEKKGPRVGAPEAAIQGFLKSAGLASIDEAKIEKDAKKGEFYVAVIERAGRETIEVLADLLPGIVKSFPWPKSMRWGKASTRLDSLRWVRPLQSILATFGTEMETPDIVRFSVDGIESGDLSHGHRFLAPAPFAVKRFDDYVPALEKAKVVLDAARRRDIVLHDARNLAMALGLELIEDAALLEEVAGLVEWPVTLMGAFDESFLSIPPEVIRTTIRVNQKCFVLKRHDGGLANRFILVSNIEASDGGETIIGGNQRVIAARLSDAKFFYETDLKTPLGERLPKLDNIVFHEKLGTQGERVKRIEALARELAPIVGADADKAARAATLAKADLVTEMVGEFPELQGLMGRYYAAAQGEDAEVAAALEEHYKPQGPADRIPTSPVSIAVALADKLDTLVGFWAIDEKPTGSKDPYALRRAALGVIRLALENELRLPLRKAFAAAQWPVWLAARTPLRELVTSEVNRVASDLSPNGAATLSADAEAHLRRDIEKQLHAVGREPGAEAPSPAAEIFLRETLPPLLAANAADLLAFFIDRLKVYLRDRGARYDLIDAALGASASAQSREGSAQMPDDLLTITRKVEALGKFLDTDDGKNLLAGFRRAANILKIEEKKDGAGAYDEPHHPNLRMELPEHKLAAAIKRAREETSERLDKENFESAMQALSKLREPVDDFFEAVTVNCDDPKVRLNRLRLLAELREAMLQVADFSKVA from the coding sequence ATGCCCGACCTTCTCCTCGAACTCTTCAGCGAAGAAATCCCCGCCCGCATGCAGCGTCAGGCGGCCGATGATCTGCAGCGGCTGGTCTGCGGCGCGCTCGCCGAAAAGGGGCTGACCTATGAGGGCGCGGCCGCTCATGCGACGCCGCGCCGGCTGGCGCTGCATATCGCCGGCCTGCCCGGCCGCCAGCCCGATACGCGCGAGGAGAAGAAGGGTCCGCGCGTCGGCGCGCCGGAGGCCGCCATTCAGGGCTTTCTGAAGAGCGCCGGCCTCGCGTCGATCGACGAGGCGAAGATCGAGAAGGACGCCAAAAAAGGCGAGTTCTATGTCGCCGTCATCGAGCGCGCCGGGCGCGAGACGATAGAGGTGCTGGCGGATCTGCTGCCGGGAATCGTGAAGAGCTTCCCCTGGCCGAAATCCATGCGCTGGGGCAAGGCCTCGACGCGGCTCGATTCGCTGCGCTGGGTGCGGCCGCTGCAATCCATCCTCGCCACTTTCGGCACCGAGATGGAGACGCCCGACATCGTGCGCTTCTCGGTCGATGGAATCGAGAGCGGCGATCTCTCCCACGGCCATCGCTTCCTGGCGCCGGCGCCCTTCGCGGTGAAGCGCTTCGACGATTACGTGCCCGCGCTCGAGAAGGCGAAGGTCGTGCTCGACGCCGCGCGCCGGCGCGACATCGTCCTTCATGACGCGCGCAATCTCGCTATGGCGCTGGGGCTCGAGCTCATCGAGGACGCCGCGCTTCTCGAGGAGGTCGCCGGCCTCGTCGAATGGCCGGTGACGCTGATGGGCGCTTTCGACGAGAGCTTTCTCTCCATTCCGCCCGAGGTCATTCGCACGACCATTCGCGTCAATCAGAAATGCTTCGTGCTGAAGCGCCATGACGGCGGCCTCGCCAATCGCTTCATCCTCGTCTCGAACATAGAGGCGAGCGATGGCGGCGAGACGATCATCGGCGGCAATCAACGCGTCATCGCCGCGCGTCTGTCGGACGCCAAATTCTTCTATGAGACCGATCTGAAGACGCCGCTCGGCGAGCGCCTGCCCAAGCTCGACAATATCGTATTCCACGAAAAGCTCGGAACGCAGGGCGAGCGCGTGAAGCGCATCGAGGCGCTGGCGCGCGAGTTGGCGCCGATCGTCGGCGCCGATGCGGACAAGGCCGCGCGGGCGGCGACGCTCGCCAAGGCCGATCTCGTCACCGAAATGGTCGGCGAGTTCCCCGAGCTTCAGGGACTCATGGGCCGCTATTATGCGGCGGCGCAGGGCGAGGACGCGGAGGTCGCCGCGGCGCTGGAGGAGCATTACAAGCCGCAGGGGCCGGCGGACCGTATTCCGACCAGCCCGGTGTCCATCGCCGTGGCGCTCGCCGACAAGCTCGACACTCTGGTCGGCTTTTGGGCGATCGACGAGAAGCCGACCGGGAGCAAGGACCCTTATGCGCTGCGGAGAGCGGCGCTGGGCGTCATCCGCCTCGCGCTCGAGAATGAGCTGCGGCTGCCGCTGCGCAAAGCCTTCGCCGCGGCGCAATGGCCTGTCTGGCTCGCGGCGCGCACGCCGCTGCGCGAGCTGGTGACGAGCGAGGTCAATCGCGTCGCCTCGGACCTCTCGCCCAATGGAGCCGCGACTCTCTCGGCCGACGCCGAGGCGCATTTGCGCCGCGACATAGAGAAGCAGCTTCACGCCGTCGGCAGAGAGCCGGGCGCCGAGGCGCCCTCGCCTGCCGCCGAGATTTTCTTGCGCGAGACGCTGCCGCCACTGCTGGCCGCCAATGCGGCCGATCTCCTCGCCTTCTTCATCGACCGCCTGAAGGTCTACCTTCGCGATCGCGGCGCACGATATGACCTCATCGATGCGGCGCTCGGGGCCTCGGCCTCGGCGCAGTCTCGAGAAGGGAGCGCGCAAATGCCGGACGATCTGCTCACCATCACGCGCAAGGTGGAGGCTCTGGGGAAATTCCTCGACACCGACGACGGCAAGAATCTGCTCGCCGGCTTCCGCCGCGCCGCCAATATTCTCAAGATCGAGGAGAAGAAGGACGGCGCCGGCGCCTATGACGAGCCGCACCATCCCAATCTGCGCATGGAGCTGCCCGAGCATAAGCTCGCCGCCGCCATCAAGCGCGCGCGGGAGGAGACCTCCGAGCGGCTCGACAAGGAGAATTTCGAGAGCGCCATGCAGGCGCTGTCGAAGCTGCGCGAGCCTGTCGACGACTTCTTCGAGGCGGTGACGGTGAATTGCGACGATCCGAAAGTGCGCCTCAACCGCCTGCGCCTGCTCGCGGAGCTGCGCGAGGCCATGCTGCAGGTCGCGGATTTCTCGAAAGTGGCGTGA
- a CDS encoding penicillin-binding protein activator: MGRRNRFRRGGAAASARLVCALAAASFLSACNPTAGPGVPGAPDLRLSAPLGKVEVGQLNEGELIGSGATRIALIVPLSMASGPSQVGASLLNAAKLAYADSGANDVTILVKDDHSTPAGAAQAAQNAINEGAEIVIGPVFASGVKEAARVARGAGKPIIAFSTDSSVAGKGVYLLSFLVEGYVERIVDFAAQRGKKSIAALVPENDYGTVALAQFQQSAANHGMRVLTIERYKPGAVQPSVQRIAQAAEQIDALFIPEQAEAMAAVSQELQAAHIDTKRIQVLGTGLWNDARVLKLPALQGAWFVAPENAGFNSLAQRYRAKFNTDPARIATLAYDAVSLAIALSRSQGSQRYSDNVLVNPSGFNGADGVFRFKADGMNERGLSVLEISGGAAKVLSPAPRTFTGNGA, translated from the coding sequence ATGGGTAGGCGGAACAGGTTTCGGCGGGGCGGCGCTGCGGCGTCGGCGCGCCTCGTCTGCGCCTTGGCTGCGGCGTCCTTTCTCAGCGCCTGCAATCCCACGGCGGGGCCCGGCGTTCCGGGCGCTCCCGATCTGCGGCTCTCGGCGCCGCTCGGCAAGGTTGAGGTCGGCCAGCTCAACGAGGGCGAGCTGATCGGCAGCGGCGCGACGCGCATCGCGCTGATCGTGCCGCTCTCCATGGCCTCCGGGCCGAGCCAGGTGGGCGCCTCGCTGCTGAACGCCGCCAAGCTCGCCTATGCCGACAGCGGCGCCAATGATGTGACCATTCTGGTCAAGGACGACCATTCGACGCCCGCCGGCGCCGCCCAGGCCGCGCAAAACGCCATAAACGAGGGCGCGGAGATCGTCATCGGCCCCGTCTTCGCCAGCGGCGTGAAGGAGGCGGCGCGCGTCGCCCGCGGCGCGGGCAAGCCGATCATCGCTTTCTCGACCGATTCCTCCGTCGCCGGCAAGGGCGTCTATCTCCTGTCCTTCCTGGTGGAGGGCTATGTCGAGCGCATCGTCGATTTCGCCGCGCAGCGCGGCAAGAAATCCATCGCCGCGCTCGTGCCCGAGAATGATTATGGCACTGTGGCGCTGGCGCAATTCCAGCAGAGCGCGGCCAATCACGGAATGCGCGTGCTGACGATCGAGCGCTACAAGCCCGGCGCCGTGCAGCCTTCAGTGCAGCGCATCGCCCAGGCGGCCGAGCAGATCGACGCTCTGTTCATCCCCGAGCAGGCCGAGGCCATGGCCGCCGTCTCGCAGGAATTGCAGGCGGCGCATATCGACACCAAGCGCATTCAGGTGCTCGGCACCGGCCTCTGGAACGACGCCCGCGTGCTGAAGCTTCCGGCGCTGCAAGGCGCTTGGTTCGTCGCGCCGGAGAACGCCGGCTTCAACTCCCTGGCGCAGCGCTACCGCGCCAAGTTCAACACCGATCCGGCCCGCATAGCGACGCTCGCCTATGACGCCGTGTCGCTGGCCATCGCTCTGTCGCGCAGCCAGGGCTCGCAGCGCTATTCGGACAATGTGCTGGTCAATCCGTCGGGCTTCAACGGCGCCGATGGGGTCTTCCGCTTCAAGGCCGACGGCATGAACGAGCGCGGCCTCTCCGTGCTGGAGATTTCCGGCGGCGCCGCCAAGGTGCTCTCGCCCGCGCCGCGGACGTTTACGGGGAACGGGGCGTAA
- the rsmI gene encoding 16S rRNA (cytidine(1402)-2'-O)-methyltransferase, producing the protein MSEGKVTTPAAYTAFGLRAEAEKIAPGLHLVATPIGNLKDISFRALSTLAAADAVVAEDTRVTKTLLAHYGISTPLVAYHEHNAHVMRPHLIARLEAGAALALVSDAGTPLVSDPGFKLVAESLEKGIKVTSVPGPSAVLAALVVAGLPTDRFFFEGFLPHKGGPRRARLAELARIPGTLVFFESPKRVAETLEDAAAVLGPRDAAIARELTKLYESVRRGKLDALAAALREEEPPRGEIVVLIAPPGADAEATSEAELDAKLEEALAAHSLKDAASVVSASTGRPRREVYARAIKLAAERESETRE; encoded by the coding sequence ATGAGCGAGGGAAAAGTGACGACGCCGGCGGCTTATACCGCTTTCGGCCTGCGGGCGGAGGCGGAGAAGATCGCGCCAGGGCTGCATCTCGTCGCGACGCCGATCGGCAATCTGAAGGATATCTCCTTCCGCGCCTTGTCGACTCTGGCCGCGGCCGACGCCGTCGTGGCGGAGGACACGCGCGTCACCAAGACTTTGCTCGCCCATTATGGGATTTCGACGCCGCTGGTCGCCTATCACGAGCACAACGCCCATGTGATGCGGCCGCATCTCATCGCGCGGCTGGAGGCCGGGGCGGCGCTGGCTCTCGTCTCCGACGCCGGCACGCCGCTGGTCTCCGACCCCGGCTTCAAGCTCGTGGCCGAGTCGCTGGAAAAGGGAATCAAGGTCACATCTGTCCCCGGCCCTTCCGCCGTGCTGGCGGCGCTGGTCGTCGCCGGCCTTCCGACCGACCGCTTCTTCTTCGAGGGATTTTTGCCGCATAAGGGCGGGCCGCGACGCGCGCGCCTCGCCGAGCTGGCGCGCATTCCCGGCACTCTCGTGTTCTTCGAATCGCCCAAGCGCGTCGCCGAGACGCTGGAAGACGCCGCCGCCGTGCTGGGCCCGCGCGACGCCGCCATCGCCCGCGAGCTGACCAAGCTCTATGAATCGGTGCGGCGCGGCAAGCTCGACGCGCTCGCCGCGGCTCTGCGCGAGGAGGAGCCGCCGCGCGGCGAGATCGTCGTGCTGATCGCCCCGCCCGGCGCGGACGCCGAGGCGACGAGCGAGGCGGAGCTCGACGCCAAGCTCGAGGAGGCGCTCGCCGCCCATTCGCTGAAGGACGCCGCCAGCGTCGTCTCCGCCTCCACCGGCCGGCCGCGCCGCGAAGTCTATGCGCGGGCGATCAAGCTCGCCGCCGAGCGCGAGAGCGAGACGCGCGAGTGA
- a CDS encoding YraN family protein, with protein MSETEERRTRYRGGLRAETIAALFLRAKFYAVLDRRYRIRGGEIDIVARRGRTIAFVEVKARANLDEAMISITEEKRRRISRAASKWLASNPWAADHVLRGDAVYIAPKRLPLHVEAAFELDLG; from the coding sequence GTGAGCGAGACGGAAGAAAGGCGCACCCGCTATCGCGGCGGGCTGCGCGCCGAGACGATCGCGGCGCTTTTCCTGAGAGCCAAATTCTACGCCGTCCTCGACCGCCGCTATCGCATTCGCGGCGGCGAGATCGACATTGTGGCGCGTCGCGGGCGGACAATCGCCTTCGTGGAAGTGAAGGCGCGCGCCAATCTCGACGAAGCGATGATCTCCATCACCGAGGAGAAGCGCCGGCGCATCTCCCGCGCGGCGTCGAAATGGCTCGCGTCCAATCCCTGGGCCGCAGACCATGTGCTGCGCGGCGACGCGGTCTATATCGCGCCGAAGCGCCTGCCGCTGCATGTGGAAGCGGCGTTCGAGCTGGATTTGGGGTGA
- a CDS encoding methyl-accepting chemotaxis protein yields the protein MRFTSIGAGLALRQFLFLALLLLMGATAYVSVANVRDLTGAAADPANAARASQLAVTANQAAATLSLELLLGTLAAAFLVVGVSIPTIHRTIASPIKTIARQMADLAAGDTTIVVQGAERGDEIGAISKALIVLRDAVRANNEMAAEIRARDDREERLRREAVIREQVEHYSHELSATTAALGELTKKMAGASEEMIVQERRAREDTDFARTASLQAAADVASVATASEQLLEAIGEISRQAVESTTVVRQAVQETNGSSAEMLRLSAAANRVGDVVSLISRIAAQTNLLALNATIEAARAGEAGRGFAVVAQEVKSLATQTGKATQEIADQISEIQAATNLSVSSIDKIKNKIAEVEHISAIITSAVHEQDAATKDITRSVRSAADSASAMSQHVSQVASAMAMTGAGAESIVTLAREIDHMARRTQAHTEELAQSLAS from the coding sequence ATGCGGTTCACCTCGATCGGCGCTGGCCTCGCGCTCAGGCAGTTCCTTTTTCTGGCTCTGCTGCTGCTCATGGGCGCGACCGCCTATGTCTCGGTCGCCAATGTCCGCGATTTGACCGGGGCGGCGGCCGATCCGGCCAATGCGGCGCGGGCGTCGCAGCTGGCGGTGACGGCCAATCAGGCGGCGGCGACGCTATCGCTCGAGCTGCTGCTCGGCACGCTGGCGGCGGCCTTTCTCGTGGTCGGCGTCTCCATCCCCACCATTCACCGCACCATCGCCTCGCCGATCAAGACCATCGCCCGCCAAATGGCCGATCTCGCCGCCGGCGACACCACCATTGTGGTGCAGGGCGCGGAGCGCGGCGACGAGATCGGCGCGATCTCCAAGGCCTTGATCGTGCTGAGAGACGCGGTGCGGGCCAATAATGAGATGGCGGCCGAGATCCGCGCCCGTGACGACCGCGAGGAGCGGCTGCGCCGCGAGGCCGTCATTCGCGAGCAGGTCGAGCATTATTCCCACGAACTTTCGGCGACGACCGCGGCGCTCGGCGAGCTGACGAAGAAAATGGCCGGCGCATCGGAGGAGATGATCGTGCAGGAACGTCGCGCCCGCGAGGATACGGATTTCGCCCGCACCGCCTCGTTGCAGGCGGCCGCCGACGTCGCCTCGGTCGCCACCGCCTCGGAGCAATTGCTGGAGGCGATCGGCGAGATCAGCCGTCAGGCGGTGGAGTCGACCACAGTCGTGCGCCAGGCCGTGCAGGAGACCAATGGCTCCAGCGCCGAGATGCTGCGCCTCTCCGCCGCCGCCAATCGCGTCGGCGATGTGGTGAGCCTCATCTCGCGCATCGCGGCGCAGACCAATCTTCTCGCGCTCAACGCCACCATAGAGGCGGCGCGCGCCGGCGAGGCGGGCCGCGGCTTCGCTGTGGTGGCGCAGGAGGTCAAGAGCCTCGCCACCCAGACCGGCAAGGCGACGCAGGAGATCGCCGATCAGATTTCCGAGATTCAGGCGGCGACCAATCTCTCCGTCTCCTCCATCGACAAGATCAAGAACAAGATCGCAGAGGTGGAGCATATTTCGGCGATCATCACTTCCGCCGTGCATGAGCAGGACGCCGCCACCAAGGACATCACCCGCAGCGTGCGCTCGGCCGCCGACAGCGCCTCGGCCATGTCGCAGCATGTCTCGCAAGTGGCCAGCGCCATGGCCATGACCGGCGCTGGCGCCGAGTCGATCGTGACGCTCGCCCGCGAGATCGACCATATGGCCCGCCGCACTCAGGCGCATACGGAAGAGCTGGCGCAGAGCCTCGCGAGCTGA
- the gshB gene encoding glutathione synthase: protein MIDVAVQMDPLDKINFAGDSTFALMLEAQRRGHRLWHYTPDKLSLGAGRLSAPAREIAVYDDSARYYELGEERVLDLASVDVVLLRQDPPFDLAYITSTHFLEKIQSRTLVVNDPSAVRNAPEKVFVMEFADLMPPTLLTRDRAAIEAFRAEHGEIVMKPLYGHGGASVFKVEPVDPNFGSLFDLFSSIFREPWVVQRFLPAVSKGDKRILLVDGEPLGAVNRVPAENDIRSNMVRGGAAASTALTEREREICARLGPALRERGLLFVGIDVIDGNLTEINVTSPTGLRALARLGGPDLAAPIFDAIEAKLARLRANG, encoded by the coding sequence ATGATCGACGTCGCGGTCCAGATGGACCCCCTGGACAAAATCAATTTCGCCGGAGATTCCACCTTCGCGCTGATGCTCGAGGCGCAAAGACGCGGCCATCGCCTGTGGCACTACACGCCGGACAAGCTGTCGCTCGGCGCGGGACGGCTGAGCGCGCCGGCGCGGGAGATCGCCGTCTATGACGATTCCGCGCGCTATTACGAGCTGGGCGAGGAGCGCGTGCTCGATCTCGCCAGCGTCGACGTCGTGCTGCTGCGCCAGGACCCGCCCTTCGACCTCGCCTATATCACCTCGACGCATTTTCTGGAGAAAATCCAGTCGCGCACGCTCGTCGTCAATGATCCGTCCGCCGTGCGCAACGCGCCGGAAAAAGTCTTCGTCATGGAATTCGCCGATCTGATGCCGCCGACGCTGCTGACGCGCGACCGGGCGGCGATCGAGGCGTTCCGCGCCGAGCATGGCGAGATCGTCATGAAGCCGCTCTACGGCCATGGCGGCGCCAGCGTGTTCAAGGTGGAGCCGGTCGATCCCAATTTCGGCTCGCTGTTCGATCTCTTTTCCTCGATCTTCCGCGAGCCTTGGGTCGTGCAGCGCTTTCTGCCGGCCGTCAGCAAGGGCGACAAGCGCATATTGCTGGTGGACGGCGAGCCGCTCGGCGCAGTGAATCGCGTTCCGGCGGAGAACGACATTCGTTCCAACATGGTGCGCGGCGGCGCGGCGGCCTCGACGGCGCTGACCGAGCGCGAGCGCGAAATCTGCGCGCGGCTCGGCCCGGCGCTGCGCGAGCGCGGCCTGCTGTTCGTCGGCATAGACGTCATCGACGGCAATCTGACCGAGATCAACGTCACCTCCCCCACCGGCCTGCGGGCGCTCGCCCGGCTCGGCGGACCCGACCTCGCCGCGCCGATCTTCGACGCGATCGAGGCCAAGCTCGCGAGGCTGCGCGCGAATGGCTGA